Part of the Labilibaculum antarcticum genome, AAGATAAAATAAAGGAAATCCCTCTGTTTTACGAAGAGATGATGATTTATGCACACAAAGATCATGATCTTCTTAAAAAGAAGATCATTGAGGTGAAAGATATTGCCACTCCGGAAATATGGATGCTTAGTGATGGACACTGTTTTCGAAATCAGGTAATCAATCTTTGTGAAATGCACGATTTGCAACATCAGGAATTGCCTTTCGAATTTGAGAGTAATTCTTTAGAAACTTTGATGAAAATTGTGGATAAAGAAGGTGGATTTACTTTGATTCCTGAATTAGCCACCCAATATTTACCAAAAGAAAAATTGAATCAAGTTAAAAGATTCACAAATTTACATCCCTTAAGAGAGGTCAGTTTAGTTTATTCTCGTCATTACTCAAAAAATAAATTACTCGATCTACTGGCTAAAAGCATTCAAAACATCATCCCAAAAGACCTTTTAAATAGTAATAGAGGAACAATTGTTGAGTGGCGTTAATCACTCTTTATTCTAAAAAAGAAGCAGTTAGTAAATCCCAACAAAAAAAGTATTCTTTTTTTCAAAAAAAGTATTGTCAGTTTAAAGAATTATCTCTTTCTTTGCATCGCTAAAGAAAAAAATAGTGGTCACCATTATTGCTATTTCTTCTTTAACTTTTAAAAAGAAAAAATACAGAAATGTATTTGCAAAATTGAATTTTTGATTTATCTTTGCATCTCTTTAAAATAAACGGTCCGTTCGTCTAGGGGTTAGGACGCCAGGTTTTCATCCTGGTAACAGGGGTTCGATTCCCCTACGGACTACAGAAGTTTGTAGCAAGTTTATTTTAACTTACCTTTGCTACGCAAAATAAAGATAATGGTCCGTTCGTCTAGGGGTTAGGACGCCAGGTTTTCATCCTGGTAACAGGGGTTCGATTCCCCTACGGACTACCAAGATAAATAAATTTAGATAATTTTAAGAGATGGCAAATCATCAATCTGCAATTAAAAGAATAAGACAGTCTGAAGCAAAACGCGGACACAATAAGTTTTACGCTAAGACTACAAGAAATGCTGTAAGAAAGTTACGTGCTACTACTGATAAAGAAGCTGCTAACGAATTATTGCCAACGGTTACTGCAATGTTAGATAAACTTGCAAAAATCAATGTAATTCATAAAAACAAAGCGGCTAACTTAAAATCTAAATTAGCTTTGCACGTTAACAACTGTAAGTAAAAAATTACAACTCTATAATAGAGGGTTCTCATTGAGGACCCTTTTTGTTGTTGAGTGAATTCTCATTTTGATAATCTCACATATTTTCATAACTTTAATTAAGTTGTAATATGTGACAAAATGGATGAATACAAAAAATTAAGCATTAAAGACTGGGCGGTTGAAGATCGCCCAAGAGAAAAATTAATGTATAAAGGCGTGAAAAGTTTATCTTCCGCCGAACTGTTGGCAATTATTATTGGAAGTGGTAATCGCAGGCAATCTGCAGTCGAATTATCAAAATCGATTCTTTCTCAATGCGACAATGATCTCAATCTGCTCGCAAAAAAAAACATTCAAGATTTAATTAAAATTCCAGGAATTGGCGAAGCAAAGGCCATTGGAATCATTTCGGCTTTAGAATTAGGTCGGCGACAAAAAGCCTTCCCCTCTAAGCAAAAGCAGAAAATAACCTGCAGTCAGGATGCTTTTGAAATCATATCTCCGTATGTGGAAAATTTAGGGCATGAAGAGTTTTGGGTCATATTTCTTAATCAAGCCAATAAAATCGTCGAAATCAAAAACGTTTCATCCGGCGGCATCACGGGAACTGTTTTTGATGTAAGATTGGTATTTAAAGATGCACTTCTTTTGGAAGCAACCAACTTAATTCTCTGTCACAACCATCCATCAGGCAACCTACAACCGTCCAATGCTGATAAAGATGTAACCTCAAAAGCCAGAGAAGCGGGCAAATTAATGAGTATTTCAGTAGTGGATCACCTAATAATAGCAGATAATCAATTCTTTAGCTTTGCTGACGAAGGCCTAATTTAGAATGAATTAGACTTAGCATTTTTTAATGCAATTCTTTGTTTAATATTTTTGAAATATAGCTATATTTGCGCTCAGCTAAATTTTAAATAAATAAACATGGTGGTCAATACTTTAGGAGATAAAAACTCTCTTTTTAATCAATTCATAGCTGAAATTAGAGATATAAATATTCAAAAAGATCCTCTTCGCTTTAGAAGAAATCTGGAGAGAGTCGGAGAAATTTTTGCTTACGAAATTAGTAAGGAATTAGATTTCAGTGAAAGCTCAATACAAACTCCTCTTGGAGAATCACTTACAAACCTCCCTTCTTGCGAGATAGTAGTAGCTTCAATTCTTAGAGCAGGTTTACCTCTGCACACTGGTCTTTTAAATTACTTCGACAGATCAGAAAATGCCTTTATTTCTGCTTATCGAAAATATTCAGATGATGGTGAGTTCAAAATCAATTTTGAATACATTTCATCTCCATCTGTAGATGGTAAGGTTGTTATTCTTGCTGATCCAATGCTAGCGACAGGTTCTTCAATGGAATTGGCATACAATGCAATGCTAACAAAAGGAACTCCTAAACACGTTCACATTGTTGCTGTTATTGGTAGTGAAGAAGGCGTTGAATATATTAAGAATAAACTACCGAATGAAAACATTACTATTTGGATGGGTGCTGTTGATAAAGATCTAAATTCGAAATCATATATTGTTCCGGGATGTGGCGATGCAGGTGATCTTGCATATGGTGCTAAACTTGGATAAATAAAATATTTATCAGGAAAGGGTTGCTTTTAGAAGCAACCCTTTTTTATTGCTTAAACTTTTTTACTTCCAATTTATCCGGACACTTGGCGTGCA contains:
- a CDS encoding hydrogen peroxide-inducible genes activator, producing the protein MITITQLEYIVAVDTYRHFATAADKCFITQPTLSMQIKKLEEFLDITIFDRSKQPIIPTDVGTTIIEQARIILGNTKKIDDIIKDHKNTIEGSLKIGIIPTLAPFLLPMFIGDYIRNYPGIKVDVEEMVSEEIIKSLKKDKIDVGIFVTPSKEDKIKEIPLFYEEMMIYAHKDHDLLKKKIIEVKDIATPEIWMLSDGHCFRNQVINLCEMHDLQHQELPFEFESNSLETLMKIVDKEGGFTLIPELATQYLPKEKLNQVKRFTNLHPLREVSLVYSRHYSKNKLLDLLAKSIQNIIPKDLLNSNRGTIVEWR
- the rpsT gene encoding 30S ribosomal protein S20, whose translation is MANHQSAIKRIRQSEAKRGHNKFYAKTTRNAVRKLRATTDKEAANELLPTVTAMLDKLAKINVIHKNKAANLKSKLALHVNNCK
- the radC gene encoding RadC family protein encodes the protein MDEYKKLSIKDWAVEDRPREKLMYKGVKSLSSAELLAIIIGSGNRRQSAVELSKSILSQCDNDLNLLAKKNIQDLIKIPGIGEAKAIGIISALELGRRQKAFPSKQKQKITCSQDAFEIISPYVENLGHEEFWVIFLNQANKIVEIKNVSSGGITGTVFDVRLVFKDALLLEATNLILCHNHPSGNLQPSNADKDVTSKAREAGKLMSISVVDHLIIADNQFFSFADEGLI
- the upp gene encoding uracil phosphoribosyltransferase, which gives rise to MVVNTLGDKNSLFNQFIAEIRDINIQKDPLRFRRNLERVGEIFAYEISKELDFSESSIQTPLGESLTNLPSCEIVVASILRAGLPLHTGLLNYFDRSENAFISAYRKYSDDGEFKINFEYISSPSVDGKVVILADPMLATGSSMELAYNAMLTKGTPKHVHIVAVIGSEEGVEYIKNKLPNENITIWMGAVDKDLNSKSYIVPGCGDAGDLAYGAKLG